Proteins from one Chanodichthys erythropterus isolate Z2021 chromosome 15, ASM2448905v1, whole genome shotgun sequence genomic window:
- the maco1a gene encoding macoilin-1 isoform X1, translating to MKRRNADCSKLRRPLKRNRITEGIHSSTFLYLKFLVVWALVLLADFVLEFRFEYLWPFWLFIRSVYDSFRYQGLAFSVFFVCVAFTSDIICLLFIPKQWLFFAASTYVWVQYVWHTERGVCLPTVSLWILFVYIEAAIRFKDLKHFHVDLCRPFAAHCIGYPVVTLGFGFKSYVSYKMRLRKQKEVQKENEFYMQLLQQALPPEQQMLQRQEREAEEATSKGMSEADSVLVAQNGTAITKKLPMSLPELEYKEKGKDGGKDKKQQQHSIGINNNILQTVDAKLQDIEYMENHLNTKRLNNELSGSAENLFLKEEVGSGGGSSAPSKHYKNSSPHSHNSTNGSVPSSSSSRSEKKQKCAGKNLAPHRDLMENCIPNNQLSKPDALVRLEQDIKKLKADLQASRQVEQDLRSQISSLSSAERSMRSELGQLRQENELLQNKLHNAVQAKQKDKQMIVQLEKRLKAEQEARAAVEKQLAEEKKKKKMEEATAARAVALAAASRGECTDSLRNRIRELESECKKLNHDMKLKEEQIRELELKAQELRKYKENEKDTEVLMSALSAMQDKTQHLENSLSAETRIKLDLFSALGDAKRQLEIAQGQILQKEQEIKELKQKIAEVMAVMPSITYSAETNNMTPVTPHYSSKFMDTSPSSLDPNASVYQPLKK from the exons ATGAAGCGGCGCAATGCGGACTGCAGCAAACTCCGTCGCCCGTTGAAACGGAACCGAATCACCGAGGGTATTCACAGCAG TACCTTTCTGTACCTGAAGTTCCTGGTTGTTTGGGCGCTGGTTCTGCTGGCCGATTTCGTGCTGGAGTTCAGGTTCGAGTATCTTTGGCCTTTCTGGCTCTTCATCAGGAGTGTTTATGATTCCTTTAGATATCAGGGATTG GCGTTCTCTGTGTTCTTTGTGTGTGTCGCATTCACATCAGACATCATCTGCCTCCTGTTCATCCCCAAGCAATGGCTGTTCTTCGCCGCCAGCACGTATGTCTGGGTACAGTACGTGTGGCATACAG aacGAGGTGTGTGTCTGCCAACTGTGTCTCTCTGGATTCTTTTTGTCTACATCGAAGCAGCTATCCGGTTCAAGGATTTGAAACATTTTCATGTAGATCTTTGCCGTCCATTTGCAGCTCATTG CATTGGCTATCCGGTGGTAACACTGGGCTTCGGCTTCAAGAGTTACGTGAGCTATAAGATGCGTCTGCGGAAGCAAAAAGAGGTGCAGAAGGAAAACGAGTTCTACATGCAGCTTCTACAGCAGGCTCTGCCACCAGAACAGCAGATGCTTCAAAGACAGGAACGAGAGGCAGAGGAGG CCACCTCAAAAGGCATGTCTGAAGCAGACTCTGTGTTAGTGGCTCAGAACGGCACTGCTATTACCAAGAAACTGCCCATGTCTCTGCCTGAACTGGAGTATAAGGAGAAGGGCAAAGATGGGGGAAAAGAcaaaaaacagcagcagcacaGCATAGGAATAAACAACAACATCTTACAGACTGTGGATGCTAAACTACAGGACATTGAGTACATGGAGAACCATCTAAACACTAAGAGACTCAACAACGAGCTCAGCGGCAGCGCAGAGAACCTGTTCCTAAAAGAGGAGGTAGGCAGTGGAGGAGGAAGCTCTGCCCCCTCCAAACATTACAAAAACTCCTCCCCCCATAGCCACAACTCCACCAATGGCAGCGTACCATCCTCTTCATCCAGCAGGAGTGAAAAGAAACAGAAGTGTGCAGGGAAGAACCTTGCACCTCACAGAGATCTGATGGAGAACTGTATACCTAACAACCAGCTCAGTAAGCCAGATGCATTAGTGCG GCTTGAGCAGGACATAAAGAAGTTGAAGGCTGACCTGCAGGCGAGCAGACAGGTGGAGCAAGACCTGCGCAGTCAGATCAGCTCTCTGAGCAGTGCCGAGAGGAGCATGCGCTCTGAGCTGGGGCAGCTCCGCCAGGAAAATGAGTTGCTGCAAAACAA GCTTCATAACGCTGTGCAGGCCAAGCAAAAGGACAAGCAAATGATTGTGCAGCTGGAGAAGCGTCTCAAAGCAGAACAGGAAGCGCGAGCCGCTGTGGAAAAGCAGCTtgcagaagaaaagaaaaaaaagaagatggaAGAGGCTACAGCCGCACGTGCTGTCGCTCTGGCAGCTGCCTCCAG AGGGGAATGCACAGACTCCCTGAGGAATCGCATACGTGAGCTGGAGTCGGAGTGCAAGAAGCTCAATCACGACATGAAGCTAAAGGAAGAACAAATTAGAGAGCTCGAGCTCAAAGCTCAA GAGTTGCGTAAATATAAGGAGAATGAAAAGGACACAGAGGTTCTGATGTCAGCGCTGTCGGCCATGCAGGACAAGACCCAGCACTTAGAGAACAGTCTGAGTGCTGAGACCAgaatcaaactggatctctttTCAGCACTCGGAGATGCCAAGCGACAGCTAGAGATTGCTCAAG GTCAGATTTTGCAGAAGGAGCAGGAGATAAAAGAGTTGAAGCAGAAGATTGCAGAGGTCATGGCGGTCATGCCCAGCATCACCTACTCGGCAGAAACCAACAACATGACCCCTGTGACCCCACATTACTCCTCCAAGTTCATGGACACCAGTCCTTCCAGCTTGGACCCCAATGCCTCCGTCTACCAGCCGCTCAAGAAGTGA
- the maco1a gene encoding macoilin-1 isoform X2: MKRRNADCSKLRRPLKRNRITEGIHSSTFLYLKFLVVWALVLLADFVLEFRFEYLWPFWLFIRSVYDSFRYQGLAFSVFFVCVAFTSDIICLLFIPKQWLFFAASTYVWVQYVWHTERGVCLPTVSLWILFVYIEAAIRFKDLKHFHVDLCRPFAAHCIGYPVVTLGFGFKSYVSYKMRLRKQKEVQKENEFYMQLLQQALPPEQQMLQRQEREAEEATSKGMSEADSVLVAQNGTAITKKLPMSLPELEYKEKGKDGGKDKKQQQHSIGINNNILQTVDAKLQDIEYMENHLNTKRLNNELSGSAENLFLKEEVGSGGGSSAPSKHYKNSSPHSHNSTNGSVPSSSSSRSEKKQKCAGKNLAPHRDLMENCIPNNQLSKPDALVRLEQDIKKLKADLQASRQVEQDLRSQISSLSSAERSMRSELGQLRQENELLQNKLHNAVQAKQKDKQMIVQLEKRLKAEQEARAAVEKQLAEEKKKKKMEEATAARAVALAAASRGECTDSLRNRIRELESECKKLNHDMKLKEEQIRELELKAQKGASIGLA, encoded by the exons ATGAAGCGGCGCAATGCGGACTGCAGCAAACTCCGTCGCCCGTTGAAACGGAACCGAATCACCGAGGGTATTCACAGCAG TACCTTTCTGTACCTGAAGTTCCTGGTTGTTTGGGCGCTGGTTCTGCTGGCCGATTTCGTGCTGGAGTTCAGGTTCGAGTATCTTTGGCCTTTCTGGCTCTTCATCAGGAGTGTTTATGATTCCTTTAGATATCAGGGATTG GCGTTCTCTGTGTTCTTTGTGTGTGTCGCATTCACATCAGACATCATCTGCCTCCTGTTCATCCCCAAGCAATGGCTGTTCTTCGCCGCCAGCACGTATGTCTGGGTACAGTACGTGTGGCATACAG aacGAGGTGTGTGTCTGCCAACTGTGTCTCTCTGGATTCTTTTTGTCTACATCGAAGCAGCTATCCGGTTCAAGGATTTGAAACATTTTCATGTAGATCTTTGCCGTCCATTTGCAGCTCATTG CATTGGCTATCCGGTGGTAACACTGGGCTTCGGCTTCAAGAGTTACGTGAGCTATAAGATGCGTCTGCGGAAGCAAAAAGAGGTGCAGAAGGAAAACGAGTTCTACATGCAGCTTCTACAGCAGGCTCTGCCACCAGAACAGCAGATGCTTCAAAGACAGGAACGAGAGGCAGAGGAGG CCACCTCAAAAGGCATGTCTGAAGCAGACTCTGTGTTAGTGGCTCAGAACGGCACTGCTATTACCAAGAAACTGCCCATGTCTCTGCCTGAACTGGAGTATAAGGAGAAGGGCAAAGATGGGGGAAAAGAcaaaaaacagcagcagcacaGCATAGGAATAAACAACAACATCTTACAGACTGTGGATGCTAAACTACAGGACATTGAGTACATGGAGAACCATCTAAACACTAAGAGACTCAACAACGAGCTCAGCGGCAGCGCAGAGAACCTGTTCCTAAAAGAGGAGGTAGGCAGTGGAGGAGGAAGCTCTGCCCCCTCCAAACATTACAAAAACTCCTCCCCCCATAGCCACAACTCCACCAATGGCAGCGTACCATCCTCTTCATCCAGCAGGAGTGAAAAGAAACAGAAGTGTGCAGGGAAGAACCTTGCACCTCACAGAGATCTGATGGAGAACTGTATACCTAACAACCAGCTCAGTAAGCCAGATGCATTAGTGCG GCTTGAGCAGGACATAAAGAAGTTGAAGGCTGACCTGCAGGCGAGCAGACAGGTGGAGCAAGACCTGCGCAGTCAGATCAGCTCTCTGAGCAGTGCCGAGAGGAGCATGCGCTCTGAGCTGGGGCAGCTCCGCCAGGAAAATGAGTTGCTGCAAAACAA GCTTCATAACGCTGTGCAGGCCAAGCAAAAGGACAAGCAAATGATTGTGCAGCTGGAGAAGCGTCTCAAAGCAGAACAGGAAGCGCGAGCCGCTGTGGAAAAGCAGCTtgcagaagaaaagaaaaaaaagaagatggaAGAGGCTACAGCCGCACGTGCTGTCGCTCTGGCAGCTGCCTCCAG AGGGGAATGCACAGACTCCCTGAGGAATCGCATACGTGAGCTGGAGTCGGAGTGCAAGAAGCTCAATCACGACATGAAGCTAAAGGAAGAACAAATTAGAGAGCTCGAGCTCAAAGCTCAA AAAGGAGCTTCCATAGGTTTGGCCTAA
- the srfbp1 gene encoding serum response factor-binding protein 1: protein MPAVLNLSNEVVKMRAEVKRVKVLLIRKLGRQISRLEKKKGNEAAVEKFRRRAAKLREEIHELKVVAPDSVTKAALQKDISFDKVCRDKEASLSDRATARIATHPQFSKRIQSIKAAIKAFKEERINARKAEKQAINKAENVTSQGQPQEDGNDDDVGSEKSNDDDEKLKEEEGDKKTNEQQEEIDGSSQESQKTSLETLKEQTNQCRKEETLTVEDSSETVAVPMEVIRMRKEVKRTRVLIISKMVEQVAALKKKKGQESEVKESQERAAEILKEIQALRRLKPDQVTMTALQENAEHEKVLQDPQASPLDRAIARIITHSRFINKLQKVKEAIEEERAKAAKAELRNTDRLNMAESKKEDEEPEEKNEEPEDDDDDDSKEDDEVVEEKLESFSAEIHKSGVVEPTESKDPDAFELPPSKIITTSSEKSKGNEDKLKNVEATVPNVQSSPEKSSTVNSTKSTPLKNVGKAVEEKLKSFSTEIHKSGVVEPTESKDPDAFDLPPSKIITTFSENTRGVKVKSQIAEASAPNTQSSSEKSSNLSSTKSTPLKNVGKADKEMEITSKTQKKQDLPETKKLEADEESDLSDDDDEEEEEKEYFDDSTEERFHKQSSLSEDSDDDDFFLGKVSKLKKKKRNQKPDKKATCKPQETTLGKLQSVFCSTLSKSTVSSQKAKYGSRNDGSRPSRFQSQSKGPESRMKASQYKGPDVGTDRRMGPFKPNRQTFKVAGQMQAGPSGAGRGRSQFEQYQNQNPRGPPGNMSNPPQQSLHPSWEASRKRKEQQAQITAFQGKKIRFDDD from the exons ATGCCTGCAGTGCTGAACCTCAGCAATGAGGTGGTCAAGATGAGGGCGGAGGTTAAAAGGGTGAAGGTGCTCCTCATCCGGAAACTCGGCCGTCAGATCTCACGCCTGGAGAAGAAGAAAGGAAATGAGGCAGCCGTAGAGAAGTTCCGCAGGCGAGCGGCAAAACTTCGTGAGGAGATCCATGAATTGAAAGTTGTTGCTCCTGACAGCGTCACCAAGGCCGCCTTACAGAAGGACATCAGCTTTGACAAAGTGTGCCGGGATAAAGAGGCCAGCCTATCCGACCGGGCCACCGCCCGCATCGCCACACATCCACAGTTCAGCAAGAGAATCCAAAGCATAAAAGCAGCCATCAAAGCTTTCAAAGAGGAGAGAATAAATGCAAGAAAAGCAGAAAAACAAGCAATAAACAAAGCAGAAAATGTCACATCGCAAGGTCAGCCACAAGAGGATggtaatgatgatgatgttggTTCGGAGAAATCAAACGATGATGATGAGAAATTGAAAGAGGAGGAGGGTGACAAAAAGACAAATGAACAGCAAGAGGAGATTGATGGTTCTTCACAGGAGAGCCAGAAGACGAGTCTGGAGACATTAAAAGAACAGACCAATCAGTGCCGGAAGGAAGAAACGTTAACAGTTGAG GACTCATCTGAAACAGTGGCTGTCCCAATGGAGGTGATCAGGATGAGGAAGGAAGTGAAGAGGACAAGGGTGCTGATCATCAGTAAAATGGTAGAGCAAGTGGCTGCTCTGAAGAAAAAGAAAGGTCAGGAATCTGAGGTGAAGGAAAGCCAAGAGAGAGCAGCAGAAATCCTGAAAGAAATCCAAGCTTTAAGGAGACTTAAACCAGATCAGGTGACCATGACAGCACTTCAGGAGAATGCTGAGCATGAGAAGGTTTTGCAGGACCCTCAGGCAAGCCCACTGGACAGAGCCATCGCACGTATCATCACACATTCCCGCTTCATCAACAAGCTCCAGAAGGTCAAAGAAGCCATTGAAGAAGAAAGAGCTAAGGCTGCTAAAGCTGAGCTGAGAAACACTGACAGACTAAACATGGCGGAGTCCAAGAAAGAAGATGAGGAACCAGAGGAGAAAAATGAGGAACCAGAGGATGACGACGACGATGACAGCAAGGAGGATGATGAAGTAGTAGAGGAAAAATTGGAGAGTTTTTCCGCTGAGATCCATAAGTCTGGTGTTGTAGAGCCTACCGAGAGTAAAGACCCTGATGCTTTTGAATTACCACCATCCAAGATCATCACAacatcttcagaaaaatccAAAGGGAATGAAGATAAATTAAAGAATGTAGAGGCCACGGTTCCAAATGTCCAAAGTTCTCCTGAAAAGTCTTCCACTGTAAACAGCACAAAGTCAACACCACTGAAGAACGTTGGTAAAGCAGTAGAGGAAAAATTGAAGAGTTTTTCCACTGAGATCCATAAGTCTGGTGTTGTAGAGCCTACCGAGAGTAAAGACCCTGATGCTTTTGATTTACCACCATCCAAGATCATCACAACATTTTCAGAAAACACCAGAGGGGTCAAAGTTAAATCACAGATTGCAGAGGCCAGTGCTCCAAATACCCAAAGTTCTTCTGAAAAGTCTTCAAATCTAAGCAGCACAAAGTCTACGCCGCTGAAGAACGTTGGTAAAGCAGATAAAGAAATGGAGATCACCTCAAAGACACAAAAGAAACAAGACCTACCTGAGACCAAGAAGCTTGAGGCAGATGAAGAGAGCGATTTatcagatgatgatgatgaggaggaggaagaaaaggAATATTTCGATGACAGCACAGAAGAACGTTTCCATAAGCAATCATCTCTGTCTGAAGACAGTGATGATGATGACTTCTTCCTGGGCAAAGTGAGCaaattgaagaaaaagaaaagaaaccaaaAACCTGACAAGAAGGCCACCTGCAAACCTCAGGAGACAACCCTCGGCAAATTACAGTCTGTGTTTTGCTCAACTTTGTCCAAATCCACCGTCTCCTCTCAGAAAGCAAAGTATGGGTCTCGCAATGATGGGTCAAGACCTTCTCGATTCCAGAGCCAGAGTAAAGGTCCTGAGAGTAGGATGAAAGCATCTCAGTATAAAGGCCCAGATGTTGGCACTGACAGGAGGATGGGTCCCTTCAAACCCAACAGACAGACTTTTAAAGTTGCTGGACAAATGCAAGCGGGGCCTTCAGGGGCAGGGAGAGGAAGGTCACAGTTTGAGCAGTATCAGAACCAGAATCCCAGAGGTCCACCTGGAAACATGTCAAATCCACCCCAGCAGTCCCTTCATCCCTCATGGGAGGCTAGcaggaaaagaaaagaacagcagGCACAAATCACAGCATTCCAAGGGAAAAAGATCAGATTTGATGATGATTAA